A stretch of the Modestobacter marinus genome encodes the following:
- a CDS encoding HAD-IC family P-type ATPase, protein MASPDRTLHPPPRGDHHELPVHEVVLLLETDHERGLGLDEAALRLELEGPNALPPVDRRGPLVRFLVQFHHPLIYVLLAAAVATLLLGEVVDAGVILAVVLINAGIGFVQETRAEQALNALMAMVRTQATVVRDGVRRRITSEDLVPGDLVVLETGDRVPADLRFVTAHELQIDESALTGESVPVEKVPMALPAETALADRANMAYSGGLVTRGRGHGIVVATGADTEIGRIHRLVGEAEVLQTPLTRKIGRFSRVLTVIILGLAALAFALGTVRGEPVDEMLTAAVALAVGAIPEGLPAVVTITLAIGVARMARRRAIIRRLPAVETLGSTTVICTDKTGTLTANAMTVTTIVAGGRSHPVTGTGYASEGQVLDDDDPADLARHPALRECLVAGALCNDTHLTETAGRREVAGDPTEAALLVAAEKAGLDPDQLRRRLPRLDAVPFDSERRYMATLHRDESGRVVVYIKGAVERLLDMATHELDRDGTVTAIDTDAGHARADELAGRALRVLAFGRAEMPASTTALTEGLIDGRVTLLGLQAMFDPPRPEALTAVSACRDAGIEVKMITGDHAGTARAIAERFALGHGGVPTVVTGTDLAACPDEDLPELVAGTAVFARVSPEQKLRLVRSLQAAGHVVAMTGDGVNDAPALRRADIGVAMGEGGTEVAKEAADMVLTDDDFASIEAAVEEGRGVFDNLRKFITFILPTSIGQGLVILAAIALATTLPILPVQVLWVNMTTAVALGLVLAFEPPEADVMRRPPVPSSRPLLTRSLAGRIALVSALMLFGAFGLFEWALGQDEPVAVARTVAVNVFVVVQVAYLLNCRSLERPMWRVGLFSNRWVPAGLTAMLGLQLLFTYAPWMNDLFHSAPIHPAWWLGITGLGVVVFTVVEVEKWLRHPRHARRAAPTRPRRPPTPVDPGRRHDRRTRAR, encoded by the coding sequence ATGGCCTCGCCGGACCGGACGCTCCACCCACCTCCGCGCGGCGATCACCACGAGCTGCCGGTGCACGAGGTGGTGCTGCTGCTCGAGACCGACCACGAGCGCGGTCTGGGCCTCGACGAGGCCGCGCTGCGGCTGGAGCTGGAAGGCCCGAACGCGCTCCCACCGGTCGACCGCCGGGGTCCACTGGTCCGCTTCCTCGTGCAGTTCCACCATCCGCTGATCTACGTGCTGCTGGCTGCCGCGGTGGCGACGCTGCTCCTGGGAGAGGTGGTCGACGCCGGCGTCATCCTCGCCGTGGTGCTGATCAACGCGGGGATCGGCTTCGTGCAGGAGACGCGTGCGGAGCAGGCGCTGAACGCCCTGATGGCGATGGTGCGCACCCAGGCCACGGTCGTCCGGGACGGCGTGCGGCGCCGGATCACCTCCGAGGACCTCGTCCCCGGGGACCTGGTGGTCCTGGAGACCGGGGACCGGGTGCCCGCGGATCTGCGGTTCGTCACCGCACACGAGCTGCAGATCGACGAGTCGGCCCTTACCGGGGAGTCGGTGCCGGTGGAGAAGGTCCCCATGGCGCTGCCGGCCGAGACCGCGCTGGCCGATCGGGCCAACATGGCGTACTCGGGTGGCCTGGTCACCCGCGGGCGTGGTCACGGGATCGTGGTGGCCACGGGTGCCGACACCGAGATCGGGCGCATCCACCGCCTCGTCGGTGAGGCGGAGGTGCTGCAGACCCCGCTGACCCGCAAGATCGGCCGGTTCAGCCGGGTGTTGACGGTGATCATCCTGGGGCTCGCGGCGCTGGCCTTCGCACTGGGGACCGTGCGAGGTGAGCCGGTCGACGAGATGCTGACCGCGGCGGTCGCGCTGGCCGTCGGCGCCATCCCCGAGGGACTGCCCGCGGTGGTGACGATCACCCTGGCGATCGGGGTGGCGCGGATGGCGCGCCGGCGGGCGATCATCCGCCGGCTGCCTGCGGTGGAGACCCTGGGCAGCACCACGGTGATCTGCACCGACAAGACCGGGACACTGACGGCCAACGCGATGACGGTCACCACCATCGTGGCCGGCGGGCGGAGCCACCCGGTCACCGGCACCGGCTACGCCTCCGAGGGCCAGGTCCTCGACGACGACGACCCCGCCGATCTCGCGCGGCACCCGGCGTTGCGGGAGTGCCTGGTCGCGGGAGCGCTGTGCAACGACACCCACCTGACCGAGACTGCCGGGCGGCGGGAGGTGGCCGGCGACCCCACCGAGGCAGCTCTGCTCGTGGCGGCGGAGAAGGCCGGCCTCGACCCCGACCAGCTGAGGAGGCGGCTGCCCCGCCTGGACGCGGTGCCCTTCGACTCCGAGCGCCGGTACATGGCCACTCTGCACCGGGACGAGTCCGGGCGGGTCGTCGTCTACATCAAGGGGGCGGTCGAACGGCTGCTGGACATGGCCACACACGAGCTCGACCGCGACGGCACGGTGACCGCCATCGACACCGACGCGGGGCATGCCCGCGCGGACGAGCTGGCCGGGCGGGCACTGCGGGTGCTGGCGTTCGGCCGGGCCGAGATGCCGGCGAGCACGACCGCGCTCACCGAGGGGCTGATCGACGGCCGGGTCACCCTGCTGGGCCTGCAGGCCATGTTCGACCCGCCGCGACCGGAGGCGCTCACCGCAGTGTCCGCGTGCCGGGACGCCGGCATCGAGGTCAAGATGATCACCGGTGACCACGCCGGCACCGCCCGCGCCATCGCAGAGCGCTTCGCCCTCGGGCACGGCGGTGTGCCGACGGTGGTCACGGGGACCGACCTGGCGGCCTGCCCGGACGAGGACCTGCCCGAGCTGGTGGCCGGCACGGCGGTGTTCGCCCGGGTGAGCCCGGAGCAGAAGCTGCGCCTGGTGCGCAGTCTGCAGGCCGCCGGCCACGTGGTGGCGATGACCGGCGACGGGGTCAACGACGCCCCCGCCCTGCGGCGGGCGGACATCGGCGTGGCGATGGGAGAGGGCGGGACCGAGGTGGCCAAGGAGGCCGCCGACATGGTCCTCACCGACGACGACTTCGCCTCCATCGAGGCCGCCGTGGAGGAGGGACGCGGCGTCTTCGACAACCTGCGCAAGTTCATCACCTTCATCCTGCCCACCAGCATCGGACAGGGACTGGTCATCCTGGCGGCCATCGCGCTGGCCACCACGCTGCCGATCCTCCCGGTCCAGGTGCTGTGGGTGAACATGACCACCGCCGTGGCACTGGGCCTGGTGCTGGCCTTCGAGCCGCCCGAGGCCGACGTCATGCGCCGACCACCGGTGCCGTCGTCACGCCCGCTGCTCACCCGCTCGCTCGCCGGCCGGATCGCGCTGGTCTCCGCTCTCATGCTGTTCGGGGCCTTCGGGTTGTTCGAGTGGGCGCTCGGCCAGGACGAGCCGGTGGCGGTCGCCCGGACCGTCGCGGTCAACGTGTTCGTCGTCGTCCAGGTCGCCTACCTGCTCAACTGCCGGTCGCTGGAGCGACCCATGTGGCGGGTCGGGCTGTTCAGCAACCGCTGGGTGCCGGCCGGTCTCACGGCGATGCTGGGCCTGCAACTGCTGTTCACCTACGCGCCGTGGATGAACGACCTGTTCCACAGCGCGCCGATCCACCCGGCGTGGTGGCTGGGGATCACCGGCCTCGGCGTCGTCGTCTTCACCGTCGTCGAGGTCGAGAAGTGGCTGCGCCATCCGCGGCACGCGCGGCGGGCGGCGCCCACCCGTCCGCGCCGCCCTCCGACGCCGGTTGACCCAGGGAGGCGCCATGACCGACGTACGCGTGCACGCTGA
- a CDS encoding acyltransferase family protein: MSARRGASGSLAALADATPDTRDRLVDAARATSIVVVVVWHWTLSVTHRTADGVLVMPNPIDAVPGGWLATWVLQVVPVFFLVGGYANLAAWERARAAGGSDASFLGDRLRRLLVPTVVWVAVWLAVELVAALLPGPHRWVWEWFAGILVPLWFLGVHVVLVVLVPVTARVHRRRGGLALALLGLGIAAGSAVDRITGLAGAGWVTTGLVWLFCHQLGCAWRTSGLGTRPLRHRLAVAGTGLLALVALTTAGGYPRSMVATVGDLESNMFPTTAAIAALAVFQLGLLVLIAPAAGRLLRRPAVWRPVVALNVVAITVFLWHMTALLLVVRTVEGLGGTLLAEPTAQWWAQRWLWLLAPAAVLAALVAVVGRVEVVARWGRRRPRNRRRARTCPPRRRQGAVRTMRPGRRKIDSAPDGTMLESLDERNAIR, from the coding sequence GACGCCGCCCGGGCGACCAGCATCGTCGTCGTCGTCGTCTGGCACTGGACGCTGTCGGTGACCCACCGCACCGCCGACGGTGTGCTCGTCATGCCCAACCCGATCGACGCCGTCCCGGGCGGCTGGCTCGCCACCTGGGTGCTGCAGGTGGTGCCGGTCTTCTTCCTCGTGGGCGGGTACGCGAACCTGGCCGCCTGGGAGCGGGCACGGGCGGCCGGCGGCTCGGATGCCTCCTTCCTCGGCGACCGGCTGCGCCGGCTCCTGGTGCCCACCGTGGTGTGGGTGGCGGTGTGGCTGGCGGTGGAACTGGTCGCGGCTCTGCTGCCGGGGCCACACCGCTGGGTGTGGGAGTGGTTCGCCGGCATCCTCGTGCCGCTGTGGTTCCTCGGCGTCCACGTCGTCCTGGTCGTCCTCGTGCCGGTCACCGCACGGGTGCACCGGCGGCGCGGCGGGCTCGCGCTGGCGCTGCTGGGTCTGGGGATCGCCGCCGGCAGCGCGGTCGACCGGATCACTGGCCTGGCCGGGGCTGGCTGGGTCACCACGGGGCTCGTCTGGCTGTTCTGCCACCAGCTCGGCTGTGCCTGGCGCACCTCCGGCCTGGGCACGCGGCCGTTGCGGCACCGGCTGGCCGTCGCCGGAACGGGTCTGCTTGCCCTCGTGGCGCTGACCACCGCCGGCGGCTACCCGCGCTCGATGGTGGCGACGGTCGGCGACCTCGAGTCGAACATGTTCCCCACGACCGCCGCGATCGCCGCGCTGGCGGTCTTCCAGCTCGGCCTGCTGGTGCTCATCGCGCCGGCCGCCGGCCGACTGCTGCGGCGGCCCGCCGTGTGGCGCCCGGTCGTGGCCCTGAACGTCGTCGCGATCACCGTCTTCCTCTGGCACATGACCGCGCTGCTGCTCGTCGTCCGCACCGTCGAGGGCCTCGGCGGCACGCTGCTCGCCGAGCCCACCGCGCAGTGGTGGGCTCAGCGCTGGCTGTGGTTGCTCGCGCCGGCCGCCGTGCTGGCCGCGCTGGTCGCCGTGGTCGGCCGGGTGGAGGTCGTGGCCCGCTGGGGACGTCGCCGGCCGAGGAACCGCCGGAGGGCGCGGACGTGTCCTCCCCGAAGGCGACAGGGCGCCGTCCGGACGATGCGGCCGGGTCGCCGCAAGATCGACAGCGCGCCCGACGGGACCATGCTCGAGAGCCTGGACGAACGAAATGCGATTCGCTAA